The stretch of DNA TGCCCAGCGTCATGACGGCGCGGAGATGGGGAAGGGACTGTATTTCTTCATGAAGGCAGCTTTCCCCATCCTGAATAGGCTCGATATTCAGCGGTCCAGTCGTGCCTTTCAATGCTGTCAGGCGCGTGGGGAAGGCGTTTTCGGCGGAATGTACGAGGCCGAACCCCGCCTTACTTAGATGTGCGGAAATCTTCTCTCGTTGTTGAAGGCTCCAAGGGTCGAGACCGACGATCAGGAAAATGTCTGGATCGTCGCCCCCGTTGAAAAGCGCGGGGGCATGAGATGAATGAATATTGTGAAATGTCGAAGTTAAAGTGGGGTTCACGTTTTACTCGTTCTGGTCGCTGATGACATCGGCTGGATGTCGCACCGGCCCTGAAGAGCGAATGCGGTTTTCCGTCTGGCGCCGGGTAAATTCCGGCGCGATATCGCTCAACTCCACGAATTGATCGACCTGACGGCGCAAATCGTCCCCGATCAGTGGAGGGGTGGAGCGAAGCGACGAAACGGCCGTGACGCGCACGCCGCGTCTTTGCACGGCCTCGACGGCCCGGCGCAGATCGGCGTCTCCGCTGAACAGAACGGCATGATCGATTCTATCGGCTTGTTCCAACAAATCCACGGCGAGTTCGACATCCATATTGCCCTTAATACGACGACGTCCTGAATGATCCGTAAATTCGCGCGCGTTTTTCGTAACTAAAGCGTAGCCGTTATAAGCAAGCCAATCAGTAAGCGGCTTGAGCGGAGAATAATCGTCAGTCTCGGGGAGGGCTGCGTAATAGTAAGCCCGGACAAGATGGCATTGGCTTTGGAAAAAAGAAAGAAGACTACGATAGTCTACATCGAATCCTAAATTGCGAGCTGTAAAATAAAGACTGGAACCATCAATGAATAGAGCGGTTCTTTCATTTTCTTTTAGCATTATATTGTCTTTCTTCTAAAATGCTGCGCGCGTCGAGATAAAGTAACACGCTAGATTGTGGTGCTTCAGCGACACGAGAACAAGTCTAATCGACAAGCCGGAAATTTAAAAAAACTCCATTCGGGCTGCTAGGCGGCTCGTATTTACAAAATAATACGAATTGCAAAAAGCTTTTATCTTTCGTTATTTTGGCGAATGTCTTGAAGAACTTTGTTGCGGATCAAAAAGTTTGCGATGGCCTAGGCGGCATGGTAGAACCATCAGTTCATCCATTTGTCGATAATCTGCCGGGGATTTGCCGTATGGCGCGCGTTACCGTCGAAGACTGCATCGAAAAGGTGCCAAATCGTTTTGATCTGGTGCTGTTGGCCGCCCAGCGTGCGCGTGGTTTGTCACGCGGCGAGGAAATGACCGTCGATCGCGATAACGATAAGAACCCGGTTGTTGCCTTGCGCGAGATCGCCGAGGAAACGGTTAACCTCAACCAGCTGCACGATAATATCGTACGTTCGCTGGCTCGTGCGCCGGAGCCGGAGCCTGTGGACGAGGAAGTGATGGATTTGATCCCGACGGATCAGAACATTTTCGGATTGCAGGATGTTTCCGCAGAGGAAGAACAATCCCATATGTCCGATAACATGTCCCAAGAAGACATGGCCGCCTCCATTGAAGCGGAGCTGGGTGGACGCGGACGCCGTTGATCGATCGGATTATTTCGATCTCAACAGTTTTTTGATTGAGGAGAGGAAAGCGCCACGATGTCGGAAGTCCTTCCTCAATCTGAAAAAACCGAAAAGACACCCTACGTAGCGCCTTCTATCAACGGCCTTTTGCGCCGGATAGAAAGCTACGATCCGGCAGCCGATCTGGACATGATCCGCCGCGCCTATGCGGTGGCCGAACAGGCCCATCGCGAGCAAGCGCGTGATAATGGCGAGCCTTATATTATTCACCCGATTGCGGTAGCGAATATCCTCGCCGGTTTCCGCATGGATGCGACGACCATCGCGGTCGGCCTTTTGCACGATACGGTGGAAGATACTGGCGTCACGCACGCTTCGTTGCGGGCGGATTTCGGCGAGGAAATCGCTAGTCTTGTGGATGGCGTCACCAAGCTGACGCGGCTGGAACTCCAATCGGACCGCACCAAGCAGGCCGAGAATTTCCGCAAGCTCGTCCTTGCGATGTCGCGCGATATCCGCGTTCTGATCGTAAAGCTGGCGGATCG from Kozakia baliensis encodes:
- a CDS encoding uracil-DNA glycosylase family protein, with the protein product MNPTLTSTFHNIHSSHAPALFNGGDDPDIFLIVGLDPWSLQQREKISAHLSKAGFGLVHSAENAFPTRLTALKGTTGPLNIEPIQDGESCLHEEIQSLPHLRAVMTLGITAHIALLQACGIPWQRVPYRPAEITKLPDGLLLIAMPLTARKRFATLEAPLTALAAELRHSDEEIPSLSDNDATRKPCDA
- a CDS encoding LabA-like NYN domain-containing protein, which gives rise to MLKENERTALFIDGSSLYFTARNLGFDVDYRSLLSFFQSQCHLVRAYYYAALPETDDYSPLKPLTDWLAYNGYALVTKNAREFTDHSGRRRIKGNMDVELAVDLLEQADRIDHAVLFSGDADLRRAVEAVQRRGVRVTAVSSLRSTPPLIGDDLRRQVDQFVELSDIAPEFTRRQTENRIRSSGPVRHPADVISDQNE
- the rpoZ gene encoding DNA-directed RNA polymerase subunit omega, whose translation is MARVTVEDCIEKVPNRFDLVLLAAQRARGLSRGEEMTVDRDNDKNPVVALREIAEETVNLNQLHDNIVRSLARAPEPEPVDEEVMDLIPTDQNIFGLQDVSAEEEQSHMSDNMSQEDMAASIEAELGGRGRR